From the genome of Bicyclus anynana chromosome 20, ilBicAnyn1.1, whole genome shotgun sequence, one region includes:
- the LOC112044840 gene encoding nose resistant to fluoxetine protein 6, which yields MDFKWTMLLYLLLFCEGCFGVIYYLNDTEYERMPALYHMDDYEGCLQQPSGLYCTVHFSLVSDSPSDLLTMIQEYSVRRTHFNHTNLRYGICLTVTPNSPRNYANCQRYRGNISEVSTDFLEGCLNDTLWNGYKLKTKVTNHDCQSLSDNMNINIDATDIMVAVLLFIILLVNAIGSLIEIYSATEKPKEPTLLSCFAINRNWRKLISIEKNIDPRLQRLTGLHCIKCIIMAGVIMAHCVYPYLLTIKNTHTLELAYYSLPQYILLNGSIVLQTYLVSSAFLLIYKIELISEKENVGWNVVPVGIFVRYVRLTPALAVVIAVMATWFKFVGQGPLWAISGGLEMEDCRNRWWAYLFYMNNNISNAQCMIQTWYLAVDMQLHCFALVLYALLRRSRHKTAVLTAVFVIGVFVPAVHTYYQDLDGVLMVVPEQAKILFATDPTFNEVSRKAHTNVASYVAGMALAYLVYRWQKANADFDKYKHNNVASYVAGMALAYLVYRWQKANADFDKYKKYRVLYWAIFPLMLCIILAGAVFYRDAPREPMLLRLVFGTVAKPLFGVLMTVLICGMIFKIENFYRTILEWRVWAIPSRLSYCMFLVHFAFFRIYASTATTLTTMGPYDGLISFAWVCLYSMIVAVPLWLLVEAPFTEITKYLYHVANQYRFREDNTYQDNEKKIKK from the exons atacggAATACGAACGCATGCCTGCCTTGTACCACATGGACGATTACGAGGGATGCCTCCAACAGCCGAGCGGGCTATACTGCACTGTGCATTTCAGCTTAGTTTCTGACAGCCCTAGCGACTTACTCACTATGATACAG GAATACTCTGTACGAAGAACGCATTTTAACCATACGAATCTAAGGTATGGAATTTGCTTAACAGTTACGCCAAATTCGCCTAGAAATTACGCAAACTGTCAAAGGTATAGAGGAAATATAAGCGAGGTCTCAACAGACTTCCTTGAGGGATGCCTCAACGATACTTTGTGGAATGGATATAAATTGAAAACTAAAGTAACAAACCACGACTGTCAAAGCTTGTCagataatatgaatataaatatagatgcAACTGATATCATGGTAGCTGTCCTGctgtttataattttgttggtgaacgCCATCGGAAGCCTTATTGAAATCTATTCTGCAACTGAAAAACCTAAAG aaccTACACTTCTATCCTGCTTTGCAATAAATCGAAACTGGAGAAAGCTTATttcaatagaaaaaaatatagaccCTCGGTTGCAGAGGCTAACGGGATTACATTGTATAAA ATGCATTATCATGGCTGGAGTGATCATGGCACACTGCGTGTACCCATATCTGCTGACTATTAAAAACACACACACCCTGGAATTG GCATATTACAGTTTACCTCAGTACATTTTACTGAATGGCTCCATAGTGCTGCAGACGTATTTGGTGTCGTCCGCGTTTCTACTGATATACAAAATAGAACTCATCTCGGAGAAGGAGAACGTAGGGTGGAACGTCGTCCCTGTAGGGATATTCGTCAGATATGTTAG ACTAACGCCAGCGCTTGCGGTAGTGATCGCTGTGATGGCGACATGGTTTAAATTCGTCGGACAAGGACCTTTGTGGGCG ATATCTGGGGGCCTGGAAATGGAAGATTGCCGCAACCGCTGGTGGGCCTACCTTTTCTACATGAACAACAACATCTCTAACGCACAGTGCATGATTCAGACCTG GTATTTGGCGGTGGACATGCAGTTACACTGCTTCGCGCTGGTGTTGTACGCATTGCTGCGTCGCTCCCGGCACAAGACGGCAGTGCTCACCGCTGTGTTCGTGATTGGCGTCTTCGTGCCCGCTGTGCACACATACTACCAGGACTTGGATGGCGTTCTCATGGTGGTTCCGGA ACAAGCTAAGATCCTGTTTGCGACGGACCCCACGTTCAACGAGGTGTCTCGCAAGGCGCACACCAACGTCGCCAGCTACGTGGCCGGCATGGCGCTGGCCTACCTTGTGTACCGCTGGCAGAAGGCTAACGCTGACTTCGACAAGTATAAG CACAACAACGTCGCCAGCTACGTGGCCGGCATGGCGCTGGCCTACCTTGTGTACCGCTGGCAGAAGGCTAACGCTGACTTCGACAAGTATAAG AAATACCGCGTGCTGTACTGGGCCATCTTCCCCCTGATGCTGTGCATCATCCTGGCGGGCGCCGTCTTCTACCGCGACGCGCCGCGCGAGCCCATGCTGCTCAGGCTGGTCTTCGGCACGGTCGCCAAGCCGCTGTTCGGCGTCCTCATGACTGTTCTGATATGTGGAATGATATTCAAAATAGAAA attTCTACCGTACCATACTGGAGTGGAGGGTTTGGGCGATACCCAGCCGCCTCTCCTACTGCATGTTTTTAGTACATTTCGCGTTCTTCAGGATATACGCGTCCACGGCTACCACTCTCACCACCATGGGGCCTTATGACGGG ctAATATCATTCGCGTGGGTTTGCTTGTACTCAATGATTGTGGCGGTGCCGCTGTGGCTACTGGTGGAAGCGCCCTTCACCGAGATCACCAAGTACCTCTACCACGTCGCCAACCAATACAGATTCCGCGAAGACAACACTTATCAAGACAATGAGAAGAAAATCAAGAAATAG
- the LOC112044832 gene encoding uncharacterized protein LOC112044832 has protein sequence MAEGEEVLNEILERVAKEQGYDDFRITSKQISTDGANYTSFLYQASITAPNKEELKLFVKVAAAGEKIREIAPFRMFETESFAYNKLLKAYKAIEEKHDVPKEHRLVTPKFYASSDEYLREALVFEDLSSSGYTMYDRFKSIDWEYTAKSVQNLAKLHALSIAWSIEDPEAFDSITTMSETGNMDSIMGYLNTVVSNAILVTREENKERLQKFMDRVIEQNTYISLYRPISRAVIAHGDYRPSNLMHRIKEDGTLEVISLDYQTLQRGNPILDLMYFLFNGSDKGFRDRHFNQTLNFYYEELCLALRRLNLDPEFIYPRKNYEDEVQKVLPVGLTTGMFCLLIVTVEVEDAPKVNKDIAITDFAINPSNLYKTRLNEIIDFFIEKGVL, from the exons ATGGCGGAAGGCGAAGAAGTGTTAAACGAAATCCTTGAGAGGGTCGCTAAAGAGCAAGGTTACGATGACTTCCGAATAACATCGAAACAAATCTCAACCGATGGAGCAAACTACACCAGCTTCCTATACCAGGCCAGTATCACGGCACCAAATAAAGAGGAGCTGAAGCTATTCGTCAAAGTTGCAGCCGCCGGAGAGAAGATAAGAGAAATTGCACCATTCCGTATGTTCGAAACGGAGAGTTTCGCTTACAACAAACTACTGAAAGCGTATAAAGCGATCGAAGAAAAACACGACGTCCCGAAAGAGCACAGACTGGTTACACCTAAATTTTATGCAAGCAGTGACGAATATCTTCGGGAAGCTCTTGTCTTTGAAGACTTATCATCATCAGGATACACGATGTACGACAGATTTAAATCCATAGACTGGGAGTATACCGCTAAAAGCGTACAGAACTTGGCAAAGCTTCACGCTCTGTCTATAGCGTGGTCGATTGAAGATCCAGAAGCGTTTGACAGCATCACCACGATGTCTGAGACCGGAAACATGGACAGCATCATGGGTTACTTGAACACGGTTGTCTCAAACGCTATTTTAGTGACGAGGGAGGAAAATAAGGAACGCCTCCAGAAGTTCATGGACCGAGTGATAGAACAGAACACCTACATCTCACTGTACAGGCCTATCAGTCGGGCGGTGATAGCCCATGGTGACTACAGGCCGAGTAATCTGATGCACAGGATCAAAGAG GACGGTACGCTAGAAGTAATCTCCCTGGACTACCAGACCCTTCAACGCGGGAACCCCATCCTAGACTTGATGTACTTCTTATTCAACGGCTCAGACAAGGGCTTCCGAGACCGGCACTTCAATCAGACCTTGAACTTCTACTACGAAGAGTTGTGCTTAGCGTTGCGCCGGCTAAACCTCGACCCTGAGTTCATATACCCTCGAAAGAACTATGAGGATGAGGTGCAGAAG GTATTGCCTGTAGGACTAACGACGGGCATGTTCTGTTTGCTGATAGTCACCGTGGAAGTAGAGGATGCTCCGAAAGTCAACAAGGACATCGCGATCACCGACTTCGCCATCAatccgagcaacctgtataagaCGCGACTCAACGAAATTATTGACTTTTTCATTGAGAAgggtgttttataa